AGGAGACCCTGCTGTtttcttgatgtttgttttttttttttttccaagtgcatTCAGACGTGATTCTCCATAGAGACCTGAAGGGCTGTcaggtggaaggaaggacaaGATTTATTCTGTAATGGATTTCTATTGCTTCTACAGCCCTAACACTGCTCTAGtctggcactttctctctctcccttgccacAGTCCTGGTCAAGACCACCGTGCAGCCATGCCTGCATGACTGTGACAGTCTCCCATCAGGTCTACCTGCCCGTCCAGTCTTGCTCCTCTACTCCTTTCCCAGAGAGCCTAAGTGATCTGTTTAAATTGTGAATCTGATCACACCACACCTCTGCTTAAAATCTGTAATGCCTCTgtgctgccttcaggataaaCTCTAAACTCCTTAGCATTGCTTTTAAGACTCAGCTCCTGCTTAGCTCTCCAGGTGCATGCCTTGCCCAGACTGCCAGTCCTACCAAATCCCTTGTGTGCTGACCCTGGACACTTCTTATTCTCCCTTACCTCCAGGTCTTTCTCTAGAAcatttcccctcctctcttcacCTTTTAGTTTATTTGCCTTCCAGGCGTCGCCTcagatgtcacttcctccagaAGCTACCCCCAGTCACCCAAGGCCAGGCTGGGTATTCTTATGCATGTTTCTTGCCATTTTATCTTACAGGTACCTGTTTACATCGGTCTTCCTCTACAGacagtaagctccttgagggctgGGATGGTTTTATTTATCACCATAAGCCCAACACCAGTATCTGACAGACACTCAAtagttattgaatgaatgaatgaatgaatgaatgagtgaatgaatgaatgaatgacagatgACATAACAAGGATGACAGATGGACCTTCTTGGAGGTAGATTTCCATTCTGTGCACTGAAGAACTTGCTAATAACTGGTAATATCCAAAAAAGGGAACAGACCAACCCACAAAGCAGTTAAAGTCCTATCCCTGCAAGTCTGCAGACACAGCCTACGTGGTCCTCGGGAGGGAGCTTCTTTAGGGGATGGCAGGTTGGGGTACGTGCGCTCCACTCATTTCCCATCTGCCAGAAGACCCAATTAGATCCACTTCTGAGAGCCAAAGATCTGGGTTGGGGTATCAGCTCTGCATTTACTGTGAGAACTGGGGCAAGAGGCAGCCTCTCTGAGCTGTCTTTACCTGTGAAATAGAGGTGATGCTTGCACTGCCTACTTCACAGACCTTGTGAGAGCAAAGCATAGTCACACACGTTAAATTACTTTGTAAAAGCCTTAAGGCCCAATGAAAGGTCCGATTATTTACCACATAATCCTTAGGTCTTGCAGCTTCACTAAATAACTCTTGTTCTGCAGCTACATTAGAAAACAAAGTGCCGTATGCCAAGTTTTACTCTGGCAGGCCGAGCTGAGAGAGCAGAGAGGTCTGCCTCTTCTGTGCTGTGCCATTGTCCCCTGGAAAAGGCAAGAGTGGGGATCAAGAACACCTGTTTAGCTAGGATCTGTCAAAGGCCATTGTTCCTGCCATCAGGGAGATTCCTTGGAGCTTAATACTAAAACGAGGGGGAGTAGGGCTCCAAAGCCTTGAGTCACTATGAAAACCAGCAAGAACCCAGACTGCAGACATATACAACACACCTTCCTCTTGGACCCCTTGACTGATGCTTCAAGTCAgaatacttaaaaacatttcaCTTCCCCTTTGGCATAACAAATCCAATGAAACCATATAATTTAAAGGCTTTTTATTAGGAACCAGGGGAATGAGCTGCTTGTCCCTCTGTAACAGTCTAGAGTAGGTCATCAGGCCCAGGATGGAGAAAGGTTATTAGCAAAGGTACTGTGGTGTGCTTTGCTGCACTTGCTTAGGGCCTGGAAGGAAAGGTGGCGGCAACGGAGGCTGGCAGGAACTGGTGTTAGCCAAAACACCAATAGCCTGGGGAGAACCCTCTACCTTCCTTCCACCTCCACTCAAGGCCAGATGGAGCATGCCAGGAGACCGAGAACGTGGCTGGAGCAGGCAGGACGCAGCAGTGCTGGACCCCTGGCTGCATCGTGTGCTACTTCACTTCACTTGCCTGCCCTCCACTCTTCTTGCCGTTTGGTGATTAGGTATTTGAAGAACTCATACACAGACCATGCGATGGCTGTGGAGGGGATCTGGTAAATTACTCTGGCCTGTACCCCTCGGAAGTAGGCGGTCACACCACCTACTTGATACACCGTCCTGAAGGCACTAGCCATGCCTGTAATATGTCCTGTGATGTTTGAGTTCAAAGCCAAGGATTCCTGGGTGTTGAGCAGTGTTTTGCAAACGTCCAGTGGGGTTGTGGCAGCGGCAGCTACGGCTCCTGCACAGGCTCCAGAGAGAACGTGGGAGCTGGGGTTGTACCGTCTCTGGGGGTTAAAGTGCTCCTGCAGGAATTCATAGGTCATGAAGTGAATGGCTTGGAAGGGAACATTCATGGTTAGCTGGGTGGTGTAGCTACGATAAAAGGCGCCGGCCCCTTCATTTTGCCACACTGCCCGTACACAGTCTGTCACCCGGTGGTATGGGGAGTTGTACATCTGCATCCTCTGCTTGACCACTGGTAGTGCCATCaacaagaagaaggaaggaaatgatgcCAGCAATCAACCGGTGAGCAAGAGTGTCCAGATTCAGAGTCCCGAGTCAGCAGGTCAGCCATTGGaatggagaggggaaaaaaaaagtatgagtgAGCTATCAATCTAATAAATTAAAGTTTCccttttttgagagaaggggatAGGAGAAGGTTGATAAAGGGCCAAAAAATAAGACTGACTTATAGTAGGATTTCTTTAAAACCAACCAGTGAACACACAAGATACATCTATGGTTTAGAAATTCCAGtagattttcttgaaaaaattacCAACCTATTATGATCTTACCCTTTCATAAAACCCCAGGGAAGAAATGACTCAGTGGCAGTGAACGTGATAATGAACAGATAGCCCTAACAATCCCAATCCTCAGGTATGCAGAGCACCCAACTCTTATGACATGAGGATGGTTATCCTCCTCAGGAGAAGGGCtaccagaaagaaaacacagttCTTAACCAAGAAGACTGTGGCTTTAGTTTCCAAACATCTACTCTCTCGAGTAGATAACATGGTATGAGCCCTGGATCTTCAGCTTAGCTTTGGCCCTTTCCACACCATGGCCTTGCCCAGACTGGTAAAGAGCTGGAGCTTAAAGAGCATGGCAACTGTGCTATCCCTTCACGTTTGTTTGAGTACCTCATTCTCCAACTCAGAAGCCAAGATCCAAGCAGCCGGGCAGGAACTGAGCTCTACAATTTACCCTTTCATTCCTATTTC
This window of the Prionailurus viverrinus isolate Anna chromosome D2, UM_Priviv_1.0, whole genome shotgun sequence genome carries:
- the SLC25A28 gene encoding mitoferrin-2 isoform X3, whose amino-acid sequence is MQSLQPDPAARYRNVLEALWRIIRTEGLWRPMRGLNVTATGAGPAHALYFACYEKLKKTLSDVIHPGGNSHIANGAAGCVATLLHDAAMNPAEVVKQRMQMYNSPYHRVTDCVRAVWQNEGAGAFYRSYTTQLTMNVPFQAIHFMTYEFLQEHFNPQRRYNPSSHVLSGACAGAVAAAATTPLDVCKTLLNTQESLALNSNITGHITGMASAFRTVYQVGGVTAYFRGVQARVIYQIPSTAIAWSVYEFFKYLITKRQEEWRAGK
- the SLC25A28 gene encoding mitoferrin-2 isoform X2, whose product is MEQTRMQSLQPDPAARYRNVLEALWRIIRTEGLWRPMRGLNVTATGAGPAHALYFACYEKLKKTLSDVIHPGGNSHIANGAAGCVATLLHDAAMNPAEVVKQRMQMYNSPYHRVTDCVRAVWQNEGAGAFYRSYTTQLTMNVPFQAIHFMTYEFLQEHFNPQRRYNPSSHVLSGACAGAVAAAATTPLDVCKTLLNTQESLALNSNITGHITGMASAFRTVYQVGGVTAYFRGVQARVIYQIPSTAIAWSVYEFFKYLITKRQEEWRAGK